In the genome of Drosophila melanogaster chromosome 4, one region contains:
- the 4E-T gene encoding eIF4E-Transporter, isoform C, protein MDTSKISARYSKVDLLALRYEGKSRQRPQCSTRLELQTLGFWKINLNTAALTVSSAYSNQNKNRLSPEADNSSLICSNSSSISSRRAMRNRERANNYYQRFVPTDSLLISGEDKDKDALSHGQPYKLNIIDHRSISSSHLMPAFAKRRFVISKGSNSEESNEGINTCASKGKAASSPSRKGSELDTAETCLNFVQPDHDQCMSSSPTFSTSRQERRIGSGRLLPRSDNWDYKNEKTVEASIENEKETSPNGSGSTSSLNQHNQSQHRSRTFSGRLVERVPEVTDRRFQYDSKKSFDRQGINNRRISGKEPFSTQSRSKRGNSYLIHEEPEWFSAGPKSQLETIDLHGFEDLEKNEERSVTEDKNNQIQQLDKNLDAQASKDEASMRNSNDSLNFREVIPSDEKKHTDENVVTSIQNSTDLGHPNKNKPIQMQPSQNPESEFNFDAFLNMHPLDNSVLSNDETGKSDSKGTSRFSRWFRQKEAANNNEFPGFRESHAQEKRGIPSVKDLEAQMIKVDMRTDLINPIAGSLCQTVQMEKPIARDTEAFKKLLQQLGSQARQHHPCNDDCRTINLSNIANHVHLESKLHQKINDGHLQQPELSVNVPTMPTSSHVFLQKRLEIQHLIQRLHCGDVSHDFLEKELDNPSTPAATKDVIATVLNEYSHSKRNPVVTGDPNIFTQQSFLQPQSVHQHYSQELHSQNTANHTINQLISHGNSPTPLAFTPTSVLRKMTADKDTQSPSTYCQNPQYHVHQQNAKQVGTRENVLEPQLTATMAVQPRMILGGGNFAIGQNNQHLSPNMSQSRNQQVLKWTSGNMQMVHGKTFGRPILKGGLNSMPHSNSALPFTAHKIEMQPIHQPHLQQQQHRFKAVQSVESNLNTESVHQNITSPVGWHQLYMQHQQQHHHTRQQLSQRVIYGEMHRQSNPQMSPPVPGFSDSSDSGNVIKANSLTSPSYQRDERISSPTNQLAQWFSPELLAKASAGKLPLLNVNQALSLEEFERSIQHSSGVVHN, encoded by the exons ATGGATACATCAAAGATTAGTGCCAG GTACTCGAAAGTAGACCTGTTAGCTCTAAGATATGAAGGTAAAAGTCGACAGCGCCCGCAATGTTCAACACGACTTGAATTGCAGACGCTAggtttttggaaaattaatcTGAACACAGCTGCGTTAACCGTGTCCAGCGCCTATTCTAATCAAAACAAGAATCGACTTTCTCCAGAAGCAGATAACTCGAGCTTAATTTGTTCCAATAGTAGCTCAATAAGTTCACGTCGCGCTATGAGAAATCGAGAACGGGCAAACAACTATTACCAGCGCTTCGTACCTACCGATTCTCTTCTAATAAGTGGGGAGGATAAAGATAAGGATGCGCTTTCTCATGGACAGCCCTATAAGTTGAATATCATCGATCACCGTAGCATATCATCTTCACATTTAATGCCGGCATTTGCAAAGAGGCGTTTTGTCATATCGAAAGGCAGCAACAGCGAGGAAAGCAACGAGGGGATAAACACTTGTGCAAGCAAGGGCAAGGCAGCCAGTTCGCCTAGCCGTAAGGGTAGCGAGTTGGATACTGCTGAGACATGTTTGAATTTTGTTCAGCCGGATCACGACCAATGCATGTCATCTTCACCTACATTTTCAACATCCCGCCAAGAAAGGCGGATTGGTAGCGGTCGGCTGTTGCCAAGAAGTGATAATTGGGATTACAAAAACGAAAAGACCGTAGAAGCCAGCATTGAGAATGAAAAGGAAACATCTCCAAATGGATCTGGAAGTACAAGCAGTCTTAATCAGCACAATCAAAGCCAACATCGTTCTCGAACATTCAGTGGAAGGTTAGTTGAACGTGTTCCCGAAGTCACAGATCGTCGTTTTCAATATGACTCCAAAAAGTCTTTTGATCGTCAGGGAATTAATAATCGACGCATTTCTGGTAAGGAGCCTTTCAGTACTCAAAGCCGAAGCAAGCGTGGCAATTCCTATCTCATTCACGAAGAACCTGAATGGTTCAGTGCAGGACCTAAATCACAGCTAGAAACTATTGATCTACACGGGTTTGAAGACCTGGAAAAAAACGAAGAGCGATCCGTAACTGAAgataaaaataatcaaattcaACAACTTGATAAAAATTTAGACGCGCAAGCAAGCAAAGATGAAGCTTCGATGAGAAACAGCAATGATAGTTTAAATTTCCGCGAAGTCATTCCAAGTGATGAAAAGAAGCACACTGACGAAAATGTAGTGACTTCTATTCAAAACTCAACAGATCTCGGCCATcccaataaaaacaaaccaattCAGATGCAGCCCAGTCAGAATCCTGAAagtgaatttaattttgatgcCTTTCTTAATATGCATCCCTTGGATAATTCCGTTTTG AGTAATGATGAAACTGGAAAAAGTGACTCAAAAGGAACATCCCGTTTTAGCCGATGGTTTCGACAAAAAGAAGCTGCAAATAATAATGAGTTTCCAGGGTTTCGGGAATCGCATGCTCAAGAAAAACGTG GTATTCCAAGTGTTAAGGATCTGGAAGCTCAAATGATAAAAGTGGATATGAGGACTGATTTAATAAATCCAATAGCAGGGTCATTATGTCAGACAGTGCAAATGGAAAAACCTATTGCTAGAGACACTGAGGCattcaaaaaacttttgcaacaGTTGGGTTCTCAAGCCAGGCAGCATCATCCATGCAACGACGATTGTCGTACAATAAACCTCTCAAATATAGCAAATCATGTACACCTTGAGTCAAAATTacatcaaaaaataaatgatggTCATTTGCAGCAACCAGAGTTAAGTGTTAACGTGCCAACCATGCCAACTAGTAGTCATGTATTTTTGCAAAAGCGTTTGGAAATCCAACATTTAATTCAAA gACTTCATTGTGGAGACGTTTCACATGATTTTTTGGAAAAAGAATTGGATAATCCCAGCACCCCAGCAGCCACAAAGGATGTCATTGCCACAGTGTTGAATGAATATTCTCATTCTAAAAGAAATCCGGTGGTCACAGGCGATCCCAATATTTTTACCCAACAATCGTTTCTTCAGCCTCAATCAGTCCATCAGCACTACTCTCAAG AATTGCATTCGCAAAATACTGCTAACCATACGATTAATCAGCTAATTTCCCACGGTAACTCTCCAACTCCGTTGGCATTTACTCCTACTTCAGTTTTAAGAAAAATGACAGCCGATAAGGATACGCAATCACCAAGCACTTATTGTCAGAACCCACAATATCATGTACACCAACAAAATGCCAAGCAAGTCGGTACTCGTGAGAACGTACTTGAGCCACAGCTGACCGCAACAATGGCTGTACAGCCCCGAATGATATTAGGCGGTGGAAACTTTGCCATTGGCCAAAACAATCAACATTTGTCTCCCAACATGTCACAAAGTCGTAATCAACAAGTGTTAAAGTGGACTTCTGGCAATATGCAAATGGTCCACGGAAAAACATTTG GCCGACCTATTCTGAAAGGAGGTCTTAATTCAATGCCGCATTCCAATTCTGCACTTCCTTTTACTGCCcataaaattgaaatgcaacCCATTCATCAACCACAtctacagcagcagcaacatagATTTAAAGCAGTTCAATCTGTGGAATCAAATCTGAATACCGAAAGTGTTCACCAAAACATTACATCTCCTGTTGGATGGCACCAACTTTACatgcaacatcagcaacaacatcatcaCACACGACAGCAGCTTAGTCAAAGAGTGATTTATGGAGAAATGCACCGTCAATCAAATCCACAAATGTCTCCGCCAGTCCCAG GTTTTTCTGACAGCTCCGATTCCGGTAATGTGATCAAAGCAAACAGCCTCACATCTCCTAGCTACCAGAGAGATGAGAGGATTTCATCACCAACCAATCAATTGGCGCAATGGTTTTCCCCTGAGCTTCTTGCAAAAGCCTCTGCTGGAAAACTGCCACTTTTAAATGTGAACCAAGCACTCAGTTTGGAAGAATTTGAACGAAGCATTCAACATTCCTCAGGCGTCGTGCATAACTAA
- the 4E-T gene encoding eIF4E-Transporter, isoform H, which translates to MDTSKISARYSKVDLLALRYEGKSRQRPQCSTRLELQTLGFWKINLNTAALTVSSAYSNQNKNRLSPEADNSSLICSNSSSISSRRAMRNRERANNYYQRFVPTDSLLISGEDKDKDALSHGQPYKLNIIDHRSISSSHLMPAFAKRRFVISKGSNSEESNEGINTCASKGKAASSPSRKGSELDTAETCLNFVQPDHDQCMSSSPTFSTSRQERRIGSGRLLPRSDNWDYKNEKTVEASIENEKETSPNGSGSTSSLNQHNQSQHRSRTFSGRLVERVPEVTDRRFQYDSKKSFDRQGINNRRISGKEPFSTQSRSKRGNSYLIHEEPEWFSAGPKSQLETIDLHGFEDLEKNEERSVTEDKNNQIQQLDKNLDAQASKDEASMRNSNDSLNFREVIPSDEKKHTDENVVTSIQNSTDLGHPNKNKPIQMQPSQNPESEFNFDAFLNMHPLDNSVLSNDETGKSDSKGTSRFSRWFRQKEAANNNEFPGFRESHAQEKRGIPSVKDLEAQMIKVDMRTDLINPIAGSLCQTVQMEKPIARDTEAFKKLLQQLGSQARQHHPCNDDCRTINLSNIANHVHLESKLHQKINDGHLQQPELSVNVPTMPTSSHVFLQKRLEIQHLIQRLHCGDVSHDFLEKELDNPSTPAATKDVIATVLNEYSHSKRNPVVTGDPNIFTQQSFLQPQSVHQHYSQVLRKMTADKDTQSPSTYCQNPQYHVHQQNAKQVGTRENVLEPQLTATMAVQPRMILGGGNFAIGQNNQHLSPNMSQSRNQQVLKWTSGNMQMVHGKTFGRPILKGGLNSMPHSNSALPFTAHKIEMQPIHQPHLQQQQHRFKAVQSVESNLNTESVHQNITSPVGWHQLYMQHQQQHHHTRQQLSQRVIYGEMHRQSNPQMSPPVPGFSDSSDSGNVIKANSLTSPSYQRDERISSPTNQLAQWFSPELLAKASAGKLPLLNVNQALSLEEFERSIQHSSGVVHN; encoded by the exons ATGGATACATCAAAGATTAGTGCCAG GTACTCGAAAGTAGACCTGTTAGCTCTAAGATATGAAGGTAAAAGTCGACAGCGCCCGCAATGTTCAACACGACTTGAATTGCAGACGCTAggtttttggaaaattaatcTGAACACAGCTGCGTTAACCGTGTCCAGCGCCTATTCTAATCAAAACAAGAATCGACTTTCTCCAGAAGCAGATAACTCGAGCTTAATTTGTTCCAATAGTAGCTCAATAAGTTCACGTCGCGCTATGAGAAATCGAGAACGGGCAAACAACTATTACCAGCGCTTCGTACCTACCGATTCTCTTCTAATAAGTGGGGAGGATAAAGATAAGGATGCGCTTTCTCATGGACAGCCCTATAAGTTGAATATCATCGATCACCGTAGCATATCATCTTCACATTTAATGCCGGCATTTGCAAAGAGGCGTTTTGTCATATCGAAAGGCAGCAACAGCGAGGAAAGCAACGAGGGGATAAACACTTGTGCAAGCAAGGGCAAGGCAGCCAGTTCGCCTAGCCGTAAGGGTAGCGAGTTGGATACTGCTGAGACATGTTTGAATTTTGTTCAGCCGGATCACGACCAATGCATGTCATCTTCACCTACATTTTCAACATCCCGCCAAGAAAGGCGGATTGGTAGCGGTCGGCTGTTGCCAAGAAGTGATAATTGGGATTACAAAAACGAAAAGACCGTAGAAGCCAGCATTGAGAATGAAAAGGAAACATCTCCAAATGGATCTGGAAGTACAAGCAGTCTTAATCAGCACAATCAAAGCCAACATCGTTCTCGAACATTCAGTGGAAGGTTAGTTGAACGTGTTCCCGAAGTCACAGATCGTCGTTTTCAATATGACTCCAAAAAGTCTTTTGATCGTCAGGGAATTAATAATCGACGCATTTCTGGTAAGGAGCCTTTCAGTACTCAAAGCCGAAGCAAGCGTGGCAATTCCTATCTCATTCACGAAGAACCTGAATGGTTCAGTGCAGGACCTAAATCACAGCTAGAAACTATTGATCTACACGGGTTTGAAGACCTGGAAAAAAACGAAGAGCGATCCGTAACTGAAgataaaaataatcaaattcaACAACTTGATAAAAATTTAGACGCGCAAGCAAGCAAAGATGAAGCTTCGATGAGAAACAGCAATGATAGTTTAAATTTCCGCGAAGTCATTCCAAGTGATGAAAAGAAGCACACTGACGAAAATGTAGTGACTTCTATTCAAAACTCAACAGATCTCGGCCATcccaataaaaacaaaccaattCAGATGCAGCCCAGTCAGAATCCTGAAagtgaatttaattttgatgcCTTTCTTAATATGCATCCCTTGGATAATTCCGTTTTG AGTAATGATGAAACTGGAAAAAGTGACTCAAAAGGAACATCCCGTTTTAGCCGATGGTTTCGACAAAAAGAAGCTGCAAATAATAATGAGTTTCCAGGGTTTCGGGAATCGCATGCTCAAGAAAAACGTG GTATTCCAAGTGTTAAGGATCTGGAAGCTCAAATGATAAAAGTGGATATGAGGACTGATTTAATAAATCCAATAGCAGGGTCATTATGTCAGACAGTGCAAATGGAAAAACCTATTGCTAGAGACACTGAGGCattcaaaaaacttttgcaacaGTTGGGTTCTCAAGCCAGGCAGCATCATCCATGCAACGACGATTGTCGTACAATAAACCTCTCAAATATAGCAAATCATGTACACCTTGAGTCAAAATTacatcaaaaaataaatgatggTCATTTGCAGCAACCAGAGTTAAGTGTTAACGTGCCAACCATGCCAACTAGTAGTCATGTATTTTTGCAAAAGCGTTTGGAAATCCAACATTTAATTCAAA gACTTCATTGTGGAGACGTTTCACATGATTTTTTGGAAAAAGAATTGGATAATCCCAGCACCCCAGCAGCCACAAAGGATGTCATTGCCACAGTGTTGAATGAATATTCTCATTCTAAAAGAAATCCGGTGGTCACAGGCGATCCCAATATTTTTACCCAACAATCGTTTCTTCAGCCTCAATCAGTCCATCAGCACTACTCTCAAG TTTTAAGAAAAATGACAGCCGATAAGGATACGCAATCACCAAGCACTTATTGTCAGAACCCACAATATCATGTACACCAACAAAATGCCAAGCAAGTCGGTACTCGTGAGAACGTACTTGAGCCACAGCTGACCGCAACAATGGCTGTACAGCCCCGAATGATATTAGGCGGTGGAAACTTTGCCATTGGCCAAAACAATCAACATTTGTCTCCCAACATGTCACAAAGTCGTAATCAACAAGTGTTAAAGTGGACTTCTGGCAATATGCAAATGGTCCACGGAAAAACATTTG GCCGACCTATTCTGAAAGGAGGTCTTAATTCAATGCCGCATTCCAATTCTGCACTTCCTTTTACTGCCcataaaattgaaatgcaacCCATTCATCAACCACAtctacagcagcagcaacatagATTTAAAGCAGTTCAATCTGTGGAATCAAATCTGAATACCGAAAGTGTTCACCAAAACATTACATCTCCTGTTGGATGGCACCAACTTTACatgcaacatcagcaacaacatcatcaCACACGACAGCAGCTTAGTCAAAGAGTGATTTATGGAGAAATGCACCGTCAATCAAATCCACAAATGTCTCCGCCAGTCCCAG GTTTTTCTGACAGCTCCGATTCCGGTAATGTGATCAAAGCAAACAGCCTCACATCTCCTAGCTACCAGAGAGATGAGAGGATTTCATCACCAACCAATCAATTGGCGCAATGGTTTTCCCCTGAGCTTCTTGCAAAAGCCTCTGCTGGAAAACTGCCACTTTTAAATGTGAACCAAGCACTCAGTTTGGAAGAATTTGAACGAAGCATTCAACATTCCTCAGGCGTCGTGCATAACTAA
- the fuss gene encoding fussel, isoform C, whose protein sequence is MSKYFCHRPNRCLSSFLISRRKIEKVSSVLLYGVQIVSLHIEGQERLCLAQISNTLLKQFSYNEIHNRRVALGITCVQCTPVQLEILRRAGAMPVSSRRCGMITRREAERLCKSFLGDNTPPRLPDDFAFNVQHKCAWGCRGSFLPSRYNSSRAKCIKCSYCGMFFSPNKFIFHSHRITTNDRYVQPDAANFNSWRRHMSLSGNDYDEKIIHAWEDVKAMFNGGTRKRLVGSSINPRSPGSPTQSTAVSSGVGSSSCGSPTSFERDTNEVDGKSGSSLPQRSQIDSQYNYGTVAAAAAVVGVTAVAAATVGVPFNLHGSTVLSPLHSLRNERDLSIMPISRNFVVDYMWQQKDQHYQQPYARKIPSGDNSDSSLDFDSWVKPDSNNPIPNANSVRTSDNCSFNIKNESHSSIYGIIKNHKLSGVPNSGLNLSDYNIPSILNCSAFKPVVASTAIVSTSLYTRSNESTRTDCNNPAQSTRTTTVLTHNSISASSHQIVGHKTFSPILGKIHSNPEKNRIVSVFASSSTGNADDNDDDDEVVDIETTEDEGKFTVQHADSPKTQYDAISGSDSPSRSPSTSTNIDVEQDVDVDIITTDTEDQLELSVGRYSTENTSHSLSFFQAEKIQISDLSPNTKTSSGDNETNTLKDAKGINGNLQILARRKRNKLQKDRCLSKRTVSKCVSDKSLIKGLAANELSSSLQIQQHVAFPVFLKSQLHSLRPQQAQQVVSLTTNSVAESNKWSYPVGNIEPLCCYQTSGNKNSLV, encoded by the exons ATGTCTAAATACTTTTGTCACCGCCCAAATCGTTGTCTGTCTAGCTTTCTTATCAGCAGaaggaaaattgaaaag GTAAGCTCCGTTTTGCTGTACGGAGTGCAGATTGTATCCCTGCACATTGAAGGTCAAGAGCGCCTTTGCTTGGCGCAAATTTCAAATACATTACTAAAACAATTCAGTTACAACGAGATACACAACAGGAGAGTTGCTCTTGGCATTACTTGTGTACAATGTACACCCGTGCAATTGGAAATATTGAGAAGAGCTGGCGCCATGCCAGTGAGTTCCCGACGATGTGGCATGATTACCCGCAGGGAAGCGGAGCGTCTATGCAAAAGTTTCTTGGGCGACAATACACCACCACGACTACCTGACGACTTTGCGTTTAACGTCCAGCACAAATGTGCTTGGGGCTGCCGCGGATCCTTTCTACCCTCGCGTTACAACTCATCAAGGGCTAAGTGCATTAAGTGTTCATATTGCGGAATGTTTTTCTCGcccaataaatttatttttcactcACATCGCATAACAACTAATGACAGGTACGTTCAGCCTGATGCAGCGAACTTTAATTCCTGGCGTCGACACATGTCTCTGAGTGGAAATGATTACGATGAGAAAATAATTCATGCATGGGAAGATGTCAAGGCCATGTTTAATGGCGGCACAAGAAAGCGGCTTGTTGGCAGCAGCATTAACCCTCGAAGTCCTGGCTCACCAACACAATCCACTGCGGTAAGTTCCGGAGTTGGCAGCAGTTCCTGTGGCTCCCCAACGAGTTTCGAAAGAGATACCAATGAAGTCGACGGGAAATCGGGGTCCTCGCTCCCACAACGCTCGCAGATCGACAGCCAGTACAACTACGGAACAGTAGCTGCAGCCGCTGCTGTAGTTGGAGTAACGGCGGTAGCAGCTGCAACAGTCGGTGTTCCCTTTAACTTACATGGCTCAACCGTCTTATCACCTTTGCATTCCCTTCGCAATGAACGTGATCTTTCTATAATGCCAATTTCCAGGAACTTTGTAGTGGACTACATGTGGCAGCAGAAGGACCAACATTATCAGCAGCCTTACGCAAGAAAAATCCCTAGCGGCGACAACAGCGACTCTAGCCTAGACTTCGATTCCTGGGTTAAACCAGACTCAAACAATCCAATACCGAATGCGAATTCAGTTCGAACTTCGGATAATTGttcttttaatattaaaaacgaGTCCCATTCCTCAATTTATGGCATTATAAAGAACCATAAGCTCTCTGGAGTGCCAAACAGCGGGCTTAACCTGTCCGATTATAACATTCCTTCCATTCTTAATTGCTCTGCGTTTAAACCAGTCGTCGCTTCGACAGCGATTGTGTCAACTTCCCTGTACACAAGATCCAATGAATCAACACGAACTGACTGTAACAACCCAGCACAATCTACAAGAACCACAACGGTTCTAACGCACAATAGTATTTCAGCCTCTTCCCACCAGATAGTGGGTCATAAGACTTTTTCGCCAATTTTAGGAAAAATTCATTCTAATCCGGAGA AGAATAGAATAGTATCTGTTTTCGCAAGTAGTTCGACTGGAAATGcagatgataatgatgatgacgacgaagTAGTAGACATCGAAACAACTGAAGATGAAGGGAAATTCACAGTTCAACACGCTGACAGCCCCAAAACACAATACGACGCTATTAGCGGAAGCGACAGTCCCAGCCGTTCTCCGTCTACAAGTACAAATATAGATGTAGAGCAAGATGTCGATGTAGATATTATTACAACAGACACTGAGGACCAACTAGAGTTAAGTGTCGGCCGGTACTCAACTGAGAACACAAGTCATTCCTTATCATTTTTCCAAGCTgagaaaatacaaatttcagATTTATCTCCCAATACAAAAACGTCGAGCGGCGATAATGAAACTAACACTTTAAAG GACGcaaaaggaataaatggaaatttacaaattttagcTCGacgaaaaagaaacaaacttCAAAAAGATCGATGTCTTTCCAAGCGAACGGTATCAAAATGTGTTAGTGACAAATCGCTTATAAAGGGCTTAGCTGCTAATGAATTATCATCCAGCTTGCAAATTCAGCAGCATGTTGCCTTCCctgtatttttaaaatcacAATTGCACTCTCTTCGTCCGCAACAAGCTCAGCAGGTGGTATCCCTGACCACCAACTCTGTGGCGGAGTCCAATAAGTGGAGTTATCCAGTCGGCAACATTGAACCATTATGTTGTTATCAAACTTctggaaataaaaatagtcTAGTCTAG
- the fuss gene encoding fussel, isoform B produces MDLNENFKMASISVAHFDRMENCQTSQRSNHVSSVLLYGVQIVSLHIEGQERLCLAQISNTLLKQFSYNEIHNRRVALGITCVQCTPVQLEILRRAGAMPVSSRRCGMITRREAERLCKSFLGDNTPPRLPDDFAFNVQHKCAWGCRGSFLPSRYNSSRAKCIKCSYCGMFFSPNKFIFHSHRITTNDRYVQPDAANFNSWRRHMSLSGNDYDEKIIHAWEDVKAMFNGGTRKRLVGSSINPRSPGSPTQSTAVSSGVGSSSCGSPTSFERDTNEVDGKSGSSLPQRSQIDSQYNYGTVAAAAAVVGVTAVAAATVGVPFNLHGSTVLSPLHSLRNERDLSIMPISRNFVVDYMWQQKDQHYQQPYARKIPSGDNSDSSLDFDSWVKPDSNNPIPNANSVRTSDNCSFNIKNESHSSIYGIIKNHKLSGVPNSGLNLSDYNIPSILNCSAFKPVVASTAIVSTSLYTRSNESTRTDCNNPAQSTRTTTVLTHNSISASSHQIVGHKTFSPILGKIHSNPEKNRIVSVFASSSTGNADDNDDDDEVVDIETTEDEGKFTVQHADSPKTQYDAISGSDSPSRSPSTSTNIDVEQDVDVDIITTDTEDQLELSVGRYSTENTSHSLSFFQAEKIQISDLSPNTKTSSGDNETNTLKDAKGINGNLQILARRKRNKLQKDRCLSKRTVSKCVSDKSLIKGLAANELSSSLQIQQHVAFPVFLKSQLHSLRPQQAQQVVSLTTNSVAESNKWSYPVGNIEPLCCYQTSGNKNSLV; encoded by the exons atggatttaaatgaaaattttaaaatggcTTCTATATCTGTGGCTCACTTTGATAGGATGGAAAACTGCCAAACGTCTCAAAGGTCAAATCAC GTAAGCTCCGTTTTGCTGTACGGAGTGCAGATTGTATCCCTGCACATTGAAGGTCAAGAGCGCCTTTGCTTGGCGCAAATTTCAAATACATTACTAAAACAATTCAGTTACAACGAGATACACAACAGGAGAGTTGCTCTTGGCATTACTTGTGTACAATGTACACCCGTGCAATTGGAAATATTGAGAAGAGCTGGCGCCATGCCAGTGAGTTCCCGACGATGTGGCATGATTACCCGCAGGGAAGCGGAGCGTCTATGCAAAAGTTTCTTGGGCGACAATACACCACCACGACTACCTGACGACTTTGCGTTTAACGTCCAGCACAAATGTGCTTGGGGCTGCCGCGGATCCTTTCTACCCTCGCGTTACAACTCATCAAGGGCTAAGTGCATTAAGTGTTCATATTGCGGAATGTTTTTCTCGcccaataaatttatttttcactcACATCGCATAACAACTAATGACAGGTACGTTCAGCCTGATGCAGCGAACTTTAATTCCTGGCGTCGACACATGTCTCTGAGTGGAAATGATTACGATGAGAAAATAATTCATGCATGGGAAGATGTCAAGGCCATGTTTAATGGCGGCACAAGAAAGCGGCTTGTTGGCAGCAGCATTAACCCTCGAAGTCCTGGCTCACCAACACAATCCACTGCGGTAAGTTCCGGAGTTGGCAGCAGTTCCTGTGGCTCCCCAACGAGTTTCGAAAGAGATACCAATGAAGTCGACGGGAAATCGGGGTCCTCGCTCCCACAACGCTCGCAGATCGACAGCCAGTACAACTACGGAACAGTAGCTGCAGCCGCTGCTGTAGTTGGAGTAACGGCGGTAGCAGCTGCAACAGTCGGTGTTCCCTTTAACTTACATGGCTCAACCGTCTTATCACCTTTGCATTCCCTTCGCAATGAACGTGATCTTTCTATAATGCCAATTTCCAGGAACTTTGTAGTGGACTACATGTGGCAGCAGAAGGACCAACATTATCAGCAGCCTTACGCAAGAAAAATCCCTAGCGGCGACAACAGCGACTCTAGCCTAGACTTCGATTCCTGGGTTAAACCAGACTCAAACAATCCAATACCGAATGCGAATTCAGTTCGAACTTCGGATAATTGttcttttaatattaaaaacgaGTCCCATTCCTCAATTTATGGCATTATAAAGAACCATAAGCTCTCTGGAGTGCCAAACAGCGGGCTTAACCTGTCCGATTATAACATTCCTTCCATTCTTAATTGCTCTGCGTTTAAACCAGTCGTCGCTTCGACAGCGATTGTGTCAACTTCCCTGTACACAAGATCCAATGAATCAACACGAACTGACTGTAACAACCCAGCACAATCTACAAGAACCACAACGGTTCTAACGCACAATAGTATTTCAGCCTCTTCCCACCAGATAGTGGGTCATAAGACTTTTTCGCCAATTTTAGGAAAAATTCATTCTAATCCGGAGA AGAATAGAATAGTATCTGTTTTCGCAAGTAGTTCGACTGGAAATGcagatgataatgatgatgacgacgaagTAGTAGACATCGAAACAACTGAAGATGAAGGGAAATTCACAGTTCAACACGCTGACAGCCCCAAAACACAATACGACGCTATTAGCGGAAGCGACAGTCCCAGCCGTTCTCCGTCTACAAGTACAAATATAGATGTAGAGCAAGATGTCGATGTAGATATTATTACAACAGACACTGAGGACCAACTAGAGTTAAGTGTCGGCCGGTACTCAACTGAGAACACAAGTCATTCCTTATCATTTTTCCAAGCTgagaaaatacaaatttcagATTTATCTCCCAATACAAAAACGTCGAGCGGCGATAATGAAACTAACACTTTAAAG GACGcaaaaggaataaatggaaatttacaaattttagcTCGacgaaaaagaaacaaacttCAAAAAGATCGATGTCTTTCCAAGCGAACGGTATCAAAATGTGTTAGTGACAAATCGCTTATAAAGGGCTTAGCTGCTAATGAATTATCATCCAGCTTGCAAATTCAGCAGCATGTTGCCTTCCctgtatttttaaaatcacAATTGCACTCTCTTCGTCCGCAACAAGCTCAGCAGGTGGTATCCCTGACCACCAACTCTGTGGCGGAGTCCAATAAGTGGAGTTATCCAGTCGGCAACATTGAACCATTATGTTGTTATCAAACTTctggaaataaaaatagtcTAGTCTAG